Proteins encoded in a region of the Marinilabiliales bacterium genome:
- a CDS encoding transketolase yields MDKKLTDKASDNIRILSAAMVEKAKSGHPGGAMGGADFINILYSEFLRFDPGDMEWFLRDRFFLDPGHMSPMLYSALCLTGHFSTDDLKNFRQWGSPTPGHPEKDPARGIENTSGPLGQGHTMAVGAAIAERFMAARFGEWMSHKIYTFISDGGVQEEISQGAGRIAGYLGLSNLIMFYDANDIQLSTTTSAVTSEDTGKKYEAWGWRVITIDGNSQDEIRNALKAANQESDKPVLIIGKTVMGKGSVTSDGSSFEGKPSTHGQPLSAAGADFERTVKNLGGDPSDPVAVFDDVKEYYARMMDKKRAEAAGRKEEQAKWEKDNPELAKKLEQFLSGVIPPIDYAGISQKADISTRAASGVVLGHFAEKIENLIVASADLANSDKTDGFLKASKPFTRGDFTGAFLHAGVSELTLAALANGMALHGGVVPAIGTFFVFSDYMKPAVRLAALMELPVKYIWTHDAFRVGEDGPTHQPVEHEAQIRLMEELRNHSGKPSMLVLRPADAAETTVAWKMAMENTDTPTALILSRQNIKDIPAAGDKKRYEEALAASKGAYIVTDDGGTPDLILVGSGSEVSTLVGGAGLLRDRKSLTVRVVSLISETLFMQQDTEYRKRLMPAGLPVFGLTAGLPSVLRNIAGPRGKVYGLDHFGYSAPAGVLDEKFGFTPENVYSEAVGYLEEYKISSGAGL; encoded by the coding sequence ATGGACAAAAAACTTACAGACAAGGCATCAGACAATATCCGCATACTATCGGCGGCAATGGTTGAAAAGGCAAAATCAGGGCATCCCGGCGGAGCCATGGGTGGAGCGGACTTTATCAACATCCTATATTCGGAGTTTCTCCGGTTCGACCCCGGCGACATGGAGTGGTTTCTGAGGGACAGGTTCTTCCTTGACCCTGGCCATATGTCGCCCATGCTCTATTCTGCACTATGCCTTACCGGGCACTTTTCAACAGACGACCTGAAAAACTTCAGGCAGTGGGGCAGTCCCACCCCGGGCCATCCCGAGAAGGATCCTGCCAGGGGCATTGAGAACACTTCAGGACCGCTCGGACAGGGGCACACCATGGCTGTTGGCGCAGCAATTGCAGAACGGTTCATGGCTGCCCGCTTCGGCGAATGGATGTCCCACAAGATATATACTTTTATTTCCGACGGAGGCGTTCAGGAGGAGATATCCCAGGGTGCCGGACGCATAGCCGGTTACCTGGGTCTGAGTAACCTGATCATGTTTTACGATGCAAACGATATACAGCTTTCTACAACCACCAGTGCGGTGACCAGCGAAGATACAGGGAAGAAATATGAGGCATGGGGATGGAGAGTGATCACCATTGACGGTAATAGCCAGGATGAAATAAGGAATGCCTTGAAAGCAGCCAACCAGGAATCCGATAAGCCGGTGCTGATAATTGGTAAAACGGTCATGGGCAAAGGATCGGTTACGTCCGACGGCAGCTCTTTCGAGGGAAAGCCGTCAACCCACGGGCAACCTCTGTCGGCAGCAGGGGCAGACTTCGAAAGGACAGTAAAGAATTTGGGAGGGGACCCCTCCGATCCTGTCGCAGTATTCGACGATGTCAAAGAGTATTACGCCAGGATGATGGACAAAAAGAGGGCTGAAGCCGCAGGCCGTAAGGAGGAGCAGGCGAAGTGGGAAAAAGATAACCCTGAGCTGGCAAAAAAACTTGAGCAGTTCCTCTCCGGTGTCATCCCGCCGATTGACTATGCCGGGATATCCCAGAAAGCTGATATATCTACCAGGGCTGCCTCCGGTGTTGTTCTCGGGCATTTTGCCGAAAAAATTGAAAATCTCATTGTCGCCTCGGCAGACCTGGCAAACAGTGATAAGACCGACGGTTTCCTCAAGGCTTCCAAACCATTTACAAGGGGAGATTTCACCGGGGCGTTCCTCCATGCCGGGGTATCTGAACTGACACTTGCCGCCCTTGCAAACGGAATGGCGTTACACGGAGGTGTTGTCCCTGCCATAGGCACCTTCTTTGTCTTTTCCGATTACATGAAACCGGCAGTCAGGCTTGCAGCGCTTATGGAACTGCCTGTAAAATACATATGGACCCATGATGCTTTCAGGGTGGGCGAAGATGGCCCCACCCACCAGCCGGTTGAGCATGAGGCCCAGATCAGGCTGATGGAAGAGCTCAGGAACCATTCGGGAAAACCGAGCATGCTTGTCCTCCGCCCCGCCGACGCGGCAGAGACAACGGTGGCCTGGAAAATGGCCATGGAAAACACCGATACACCCACCGCACTGATCCTCTCAAGGCAGAATATCAAAGATATTCCCGCTGCCGGAGATAAGAAAAGGTACGAAGAGGCCCTTGCCGCATCCAAAGGAGCATATATTGTCACTGACGACGGGGGAACCCCCGACCTGATACTCGTGGGTAGCGGCTCTGAAGTATCGACCCTGGTCGGCGGGGCCGGACTTCTTCGCGACAGGAAAAGTCTGACGGTAAGGGTGGTATCACTTATATCAGAAACCCTTTTCATGCAGCAGGATACTGAATACAGGAAACGGTTAATGCCGGCGGGACTCCCGGTATTCGGGCTGACAGCCGGACTGCCTTCGGTGTTGCGAAATATTGCAGGCCCCCGGGGCAAGGTGTACGGACTTGACCATTTTGGCTATTCTGCTCCCGCCGGTGTGCTGGACGAGAAATTCGGGTTCACCCCCGAAAATGTCTACAGTGAGGCTGTCGGTTACCTCGAAGAGTATAAAATCAGCAGCGGGGCCGGCCTTTAA
- a CDS encoding tolB protein precursor: MSSFRNSFAGTNGLNYGKLLLIFILLFSGSDLFSQGFGRTKPGYKTFDFNVYKTPNFEIYHYFQNDSVLHEFALMSEKWYYRHARVLGDTIKDRNPLIIYENHPDFQQTTAVGSLIGIGTGGVTESLKNRVVMPILETRGQTDHVLGHELVHAFHFNELLRNDTMNVYSIRNLPLWFIEGMAEYMSIGSVDPNTAMWMRDAIINDDFPTLRDMTTSYRYFPYRFGHAFFAFVARTWGDSIIMPLFQQTARFGYERAIENVLDMRANTFSDVWQSSFRMHYDELIRNTDSEMSGEKLIFEETGGRMNVSPSVSPDGQYVAFYSEKNVFTLDLFIANTDDGKIVRTLTSSTRDTDIDGYNFLESMGTWSPDSRYFAYVAVKKGRSHILITDINRPRRTREISIPGVPFVNNPSWSPDGRHLVMTGLVDGVNNLYLYDLETGDVEQITNDPYSYVHASWSPDGRYIAYATDKKQPGDTSTAVTYSLNLGIIDTHDNNRRRVLPVFRGADNINPVFSADGKSIYFLSDSDGFRNLYRYVIDNEEVFRATNYPTGISGITSLSPAISIARETGLITYSYYFGGNHTIYSAMPEDFREEPADPEHIDMLAATLPPFQRVATNIVDRLLADNDRFPRFPEEEFQHQKYEPRFQLDYIGNTGVGIAVNSYYGTGMSGGVQMLFSDILGDNTLFGAVAVNGEIYDFGGMFSYMNQKRKINWGGSISHIPYRTASLGIEEERIFNEDSTAYYLRTNFQLYNIRTFEDQLSLFAYYPFSMSRRLEIGGSMARYYYRIDRWNHYYEGGFYRGESRERVDAPPGFNLARLNLAYVGDNSYFGLASPMRGHRYRIQGDKYFGRLEFYQLLTDYRQYYFQNPLSFAFRFYHAGRYGPTAENNLFWPMYLGFPGFVRGYSSNQFYQLQSFQNINFSINDLIGSRMAVTNFEVRLPFTGPEQLAVIQSGIFFTELALFFDAGVAWTTDTRPTLDIDDMSPDRRFPFFSTGLSLRVNLFGALIIEPYYAFPFHRNGISEGVLGLNFIPGW; the protein is encoded by the coding sequence ATGTCCAGCTTCAGGAATTCATTTGCAGGAACGAACGGACTGAACTACGGCAAACTGTTGTTGATTTTTATATTGCTGTTTTCGGGAAGCGACCTTTTTTCTCAGGGTTTCGGGCGTACAAAACCGGGATACAAGACTTTCGATTTCAATGTTTACAAAACGCCTAACTTCGAAATATATCACTATTTTCAAAATGATTCCGTTCTGCACGAGTTCGCCCTGATGAGTGAAAAGTGGTATTACCGGCATGCCAGGGTGCTTGGTGATACCATCAAGGACAGGAACCCGCTTATAATCTATGAGAACCACCCCGACTTTCAGCAGACTACTGCAGTAGGCAGCCTGATAGGGATTGGCACAGGAGGAGTTACCGAATCGCTAAAGAACAGGGTGGTAATGCCCATACTGGAAACCAGGGGACAGACCGATCATGTGCTGGGACACGAACTGGTGCATGCCTTCCACTTCAATGAACTGCTGCGAAACGATACGATGAATGTCTACTCCATAAGGAACCTTCCTCTATGGTTCATCGAGGGAATGGCCGAATACATGTCGATCGGAAGCGTAGACCCCAACACCGCCATGTGGATGCGCGATGCGATAATCAACGACGATTTTCCCACCCTCAGGGATATGACCACCAGTTACAGGTATTTTCCATACCGCTTCGGGCACGCTTTCTTTGCTTTTGTAGCGCGAACATGGGGAGACTCCATAATAATGCCGCTTTTTCAGCAGACAGCAAGATTTGGTTATGAGAGGGCAATAGAGAATGTGCTCGATATGAGGGCCAACACCTTTTCCGATGTATGGCAGTCATCATTCAGAATGCATTACGACGAGCTTATCAGAAACACCGACAGCGAGATGAGCGGCGAGAAGCTGATATTCGAGGAGACAGGCGGAAGAATGAATGTGTCACCGTCGGTAAGCCCTGATGGACAATACGTTGCATTCTATTCTGAAAAGAATGTGTTCACACTTGACCTGTTCATAGCAAACACAGATGACGGCAAAATAGTAAGAACCCTCACAAGCTCAACAAGGGATACCGATATTGACGGCTATAACTTCCTTGAGTCCATGGGCACATGGTCGCCCGACAGCCGTTATTTTGCCTATGTCGCCGTTAAAAAAGGCAGAAGCCACATTCTCATAACCGATATCAACAGGCCCCGCAGGACCAGGGAGATAAGCATACCCGGGGTTCCCTTCGTCAACAATCCCTCCTGGTCGCCCGACGGCAGGCATCTTGTCATGACCGGACTGGTTGACGGCGTCAACAACCTTTATCTTTATGACCTGGAAACCGGTGATGTTGAACAGATCACCAACGACCCCTACTCCTATGTACATGCATCCTGGTCGCCCGATGGCAGGTACATTGCCTATGCAACCGACAAGAAGCAGCCCGGCGACACCAGCACCGCAGTAACCTACAGTCTTAACCTGGGTATAATCGACACCCATGACAACAACAGGCGAAGGGTGCTGCCGGTTTTCAGGGGAGCAGACAATATCAACCCGGTATTTTCGGCCGATGGAAAATCCATCTATTTCCTGTCAGACAGCGACGGGTTCCGCAACCTGTACCGTTATGTCATAGATAATGAGGAGGTTTTTAGGGCCACAAATTACCCTACAGGCATAAGCGGCATAACTTCGTTATCGCCGGCTATCAGCATTGCACGTGAAACAGGCCTTATCACATATTCCTACTACTTTGGGGGAAATCACACCATCTATTCAGCCATGCCCGAAGACTTCAGGGAAGAGCCCGCTGATCCGGAACATATTGACATGCTTGCTGCAACCCTGCCCCCCTTCCAGCGTGTTGCGACAAATATTGTTGACCGCCTCCTGGCCGACAATGACAGGTTCCCCAGGTTTCCTGAAGAAGAATTCCAGCACCAGAAGTATGAGCCCAGGTTCCAGCTTGATTACATCGGGAACACCGGCGTTGGAATTGCCGTTAACAGCTATTACGGTACGGGCATGTCGGGAGGGGTACAGATGCTGTTCAGCGATATACTGGGTGACAACACCCTTTTCGGCGCCGTGGCCGTAAACGGGGAAATATATGACTTCGGCGGCATGTTCAGCTACATGAACCAGAAAAGAAAGATCAACTGGGGAGGTTCAATTTCTCATATACCTTACCGCACGGCATCCCTGGGCATCGAAGAAGAGAGAATATTCAACGAAGACAGCACGGCATACTATCTCCGCACCAATTTCCAGCTATATAACATCAGGACCTTCGAAGATCAACTTTCCCTTTTTGCCTATTATCCTTTCTCCATGTCAAGACGCCTGGAGATAGGCGGATCCATGGCAAGATATTACTACCGGATTGACAGGTGGAACCACTACTATGAAGGGGGTTTCTACAGGGGCGAATCACGCGAAAGGGTCGATGCCCCGCCCGGATTTAACCTTGCAAGGCTGAATCTGGCCTACGTGGGCGACAATTCTTATTTCGGACTTGCCTCACCGATGAGGGGACACAGGTACAGGATACAGGGTGATAAATACTTCGGAAGGCTTGAGTTTTATCAGTTACTGACTGATTACAGGCAATATTACTTCCAGAACCCTCTTAGTTTTGCGTTCAGGTTCTATCATGCCGGCCGTTACGGCCCGACTGCCGAGAATAATCTCTTTTGGCCCATGTATCTCGGATTCCCCGGGTTTGTAAGAGGGTACTCCTCGAACCAGTTTTACCAGCTTCAGTCTTTTCAGAATATTAATTTCTCTATAAACGACCTGATCGGAAGCCGTATGGCCGTGACCAATTTTGAGGTAAGACTTCCCTTTACTGGCCCCGAACAGCTGGCAGTAATCCAGTCCGGTATCTTCTTTACCGAGCTTGCCCTGTTTTTTGATGCAGGTGTGGCATGGACTACAGACACACGGCCTACATTGGATATAGATGATATGTCGCCCGACCGCAGGTTTCCGTTCTTCAGTACCGGACTGTCATTAAGGGTTAATCTTTTCGGTGCACTTATTATCGAACCCTACTATGCATTCCCATTCCACAGGAATGGTATCAGTGAAGGCGTTCTCGGCCTGAACTTCATTCCTGGCTGGTAG
- a CDS encoding 2-oxoacid:ferredoxin oxidoreductase subunit beta, producing MISNRILQSEQELRKEDFVSDQMVKWCPGCGAHAILKAIENVFPEIGYKKENFMFVSGIGCSSRFPYYVNTYGIHGIHGRAAAIATGVKLANPGLSVWIATGDGDSMAIGGNHFIHIIRRNLDVNILLFNNQIYGLTKGQYSPTTPIGSITRSSPHGTVEHPFVTAGLVMGAQGTFFARVPDNNIKMMTEVMFEAARHDGTAVIEILQNCIIFADGTHSQVTDKEVRDDYQLHLKHGEPMLYGKNKEKGIQMKGQKLQGVVVGLNGVEIEDILIHDRYEKNPGIHRMLGKMGPPELPVALGVIRSAEFETYDDMVEVQIESAREQTEIKSVDDLLESGETFNVK from the coding sequence ATGATCAGCAACCGCATTTTGCAATCGGAACAGGAACTCCGTAAAGAGGATTTTGTAAGCGATCAGATGGTCAAATGGTGTCCCGGATGCGGGGCGCATGCCATCCTTAAAGCTATTGAGAACGTGTTCCCGGAGATAGGCTACAAAAAAGAGAACTTCATGTTCGTATCGGGTATCGGATGCTCCTCCCGTTTTCCTTACTACGTAAACACCTATGGAATACATGGTATTCACGGCAGGGCTGCCGCCATAGCAACAGGGGTAAAGCTGGCCAATCCCGGACTGAGTGTTTGGATAGCTACGGGTGACGGCGATTCCATGGCTATCGGCGGAAACCATTTTATTCACATTATCAGGAGAAACCTGGATGTAAATATCCTGCTCTTCAACAACCAGATCTACGGTCTGACAAAAGGACAGTACTCTCCCACAACACCTATAGGAAGCATAACCCGGTCATCACCCCACGGAACCGTTGAGCATCCTTTCGTTACAGCGGGTCTTGTTATGGGTGCACAGGGAACTTTCTTTGCCCGGGTGCCGGACAATAATATTAAAATGATGACGGAGGTTATGTTTGAGGCTGCCAGGCATGACGGAACCGCAGTTATTGAGATATTGCAGAACTGCATCATCTTTGCCGACGGGACCCATTCACAGGTAACCGACAAGGAGGTAAGGGATGACTACCAGCTCCACCTCAAACATGGTGAACCTATGCTGTATGGCAAGAACAAGGAGAAGGGCATACAGATGAAAGGGCAAAAACTCCAGGGTGTTGTGGTGGGACTAAACGGAGTGGAGATAGAAGATATACTTATCCATGACCGGTACGAAAAAAATCCCGGTATCCACAGGATGCTGGGTAAGATGGGGCCTCCTGAACTGCCGGTGGCCCTTGGAGTTATAAGGTCGGCAGAATTTGAGACCTACGATGACATGGTCGAGGTCCAGATTGAGTCCGCCCGCGAACAAACCGAAATCAAATCTGTCGATGACTTGCTGGAAAGCGGTGAAACTTTTAATGTAAAATAA
- the ychF gene encoding redox-regulated ATPase YchF, with the protein MALKCGIVGLANSGKTTLFNCMSNTRAEASTAAFSGTRSNLGVVHVPDSRLYRLAELQPTKKIVHTTIEFVDIPGLAKGGGAGQGNRFLSDVRNTDALLHVVRCFDDDALPHVEGSVDPVRDIETVNLELQVKDLESVGRKLEKVEKLVRIGDKEAGKAAGALTVYREHLESFRPARTVPLDAGDRLHAGDLFLLSDKPVIYICNVDESSAADGNRYSRQVEKALEGERAEVLAVAAAVEADIAELDSEEDRSAFLQDMGLAEPGVNRVIRAAYRLLDLRTFFTVGPKEVRAWTIRAGMTAQQAAGVIHSDLERGFIRAEVIAYDDFVSLGSEAACRDKGKLSVEGRNYEVKDGDLLNIRFNV; encoded by the coding sequence ATGGCTTTAAAATGTGGAATAGTAGGGCTTGCAAATTCAGGTAAAACCACACTCTTCAACTGTATGTCGAACACGAGGGCGGAAGCATCGACGGCAGCATTCAGTGGAACAAGATCAAATCTCGGAGTCGTGCATGTGCCAGACAGCAGGCTTTACAGGCTTGCGGAGCTGCAGCCCACCAAAAAGATCGTACATACCACCATCGAGTTTGTCGATATACCGGGCCTTGCAAAAGGAGGAGGAGCCGGACAGGGGAACAGGTTCCTTTCCGATGTAAGGAATACCGATGCCCTGTTGCATGTGGTACGTTGTTTTGATGACGATGCACTTCCCCATGTTGAGGGGTCTGTTGACCCGGTCAGGGATATTGAGACGGTCAATCTTGAACTTCAGGTCAAGGACCTTGAATCTGTTGGCAGGAAGCTTGAGAAGGTGGAGAAGCTTGTGAGAATAGGTGATAAGGAGGCCGGGAAGGCTGCAGGAGCGCTGACTGTTTACAGGGAACACCTGGAATCGTTCAGGCCGGCGCGCACCGTTCCGCTTGATGCGGGTGACAGGCTGCATGCCGGCGACCTGTTCCTGTTGTCGGACAAACCGGTCATCTATATATGCAATGTTGATGAGTCTTCTGCTGCAGACGGAAACAGGTATTCACGTCAGGTCGAAAAGGCTCTTGAGGGTGAGCGTGCCGAGGTACTTGCCGTGGCAGCAGCCGTTGAAGCCGATATTGCTGAGCTTGATAGTGAGGAGGACCGCAGTGCGTTCCTTCAGGATATGGGTCTGGCTGAGCCGGGTGTTAACCGTGTGATAAGGGCGGCATACAGGCTTCTTGACCTGCGGACATTCTTTACTGTAGGTCCGAAAGAGGTGAGGGCGTGGACCATCAGGGCTGGCATGACAGCTCAGCAGGCTGCAGGTGTCATCCATAGCGACCTTGAGAGAGGCTTTATCAGGGCCGAGGTGATAGCGTATGATGATTTCGTCTCACTTGGTTCTGAGGCAGCATGCAGGGATAAGGGAAAGCTTTCGGTCGAAGGCCGGAATTATGAAGTAAAAGACGGCGACCTGCTCAATATAAGGTTTAACGTATAA
- a CDS encoding sigma-70 family RNA polymerase sigma factor — translation MQEHSDSELISLFRDPDRKNYAFNMIVRKYQERLYWHIRKMVVVHDDADDLLQNSFMKAWKGLENFREESQLYTWLYRIATNEALSFLKDKKRKYFLPVVDVEAELSSKLEGDEYFDGDELQMKLQKAILLLPEKQRLVFNMRYFDEMKYEEMAGILDTSVGALKASYHHAVKKIEKMIKGD, via the coding sequence ATGCAGGAACACAGTGACAGCGAACTGATCTCCCTGTTTCGTGACCCGGACCGGAAAAACTATGCCTTTAACATGATAGTCAGAAAGTACCAGGAACGGCTTTACTGGCATATCAGGAAGATGGTTGTCGTACATGACGACGCCGATGATCTTCTGCAGAACAGCTTCATGAAAGCCTGGAAGGGACTTGAAAATTTCAGGGAAGAATCACAGCTGTATACCTGGCTTTACAGAATTGCAACAAACGAGGCGCTCTCATTTCTTAAAGATAAGAAAAGGAAGTATTTCCTGCCGGTTGTTGATGTTGAGGCTGAGCTGAGTTCTAAACTTGAGGGTGACGAATACTTTGACGGCGATGAGCTCCAGATGAAATTGCAGAAAGCTATCCTGCTGCTTCCCGAAAAGCAGAGGCTGGTGTTCAATATGCGTTATTTTGACGAGATGAAATACGAGGAGATGGCCGGAATACTCGATACATCGGTAGGCGCACTGAAGGCCTCCTACCATCATGCAGTTAAAAAAATTGAAAAAATGATAAAAGGCGATTAA
- a CDS encoding protease complex subunit PrcB family protein has translation MRALILLVLILAAPATVSLSCQRRVTGVSGTNDTGEMKEIEITHITRGPFCGVEQQQNIAVTDNAHWKELWTTVQRNRHPADDLPEIDFSRQTIICVFLGTRSTGGYSVEILGASLQGDTLTVLYTTESPAPGDMVSMAITHPCHIVSVDVTAEQVEFSRKD, from the coding sequence ATGAGGGCTCTGATCCTGTTAGTTTTAATCCTGGCTGCCCCGGCAACAGTATCGCTGTCTTGCCAGCGAAGAGTTACGGGTGTTTCAGGGACAAATGATACCGGTGAAATGAAGGAGATTGAAATAACGCATATAACCCGTGGCCCTTTTTGCGGTGTTGAGCAGCAGCAAAACATTGCGGTAACCGACAACGCGCATTGGAAAGAGCTATGGACAACAGTTCAGCGCAACAGGCATCCGGCTGATGATCTGCCGGAGATAGACTTCAGCAGGCAAACAATAATTTGTGTCTTTTTGGGAACCAGGTCCACGGGAGGTTACAGTGTGGAAATACTTGGTGCATCATTGCAAGGGGATACACTCACCGTTCTTTACACTACAGAATCACCTGCACCCGGGGATATGGTCAGTATGGCCATTACACATCCCTGCCATATAGTTAGTGTTGATGTGACCGCTGAACAGGTGGAGTTTTCAAGGAAGGACTGA
- a CDS encoding alkaline phosphatase family protein, translating to MCVLKRVIFLMLTGLAGVLELNGGQGREDDRPDLVVGIVVDRMRFDYVDRMWDMFGDDGFKRLFSGGTSFTNARYSHMVNQSASGYATIVTGSDPSVHGIIADTWYDRLRNELRNPVYDGQRAAVGGTFQNGMRSPLSMMSGTFGDELRKAADFRSRVYSVSLNDYAAILAGGYSANTSWWYDNSSGSWMTSTFYLDSLPSWVRVFNNSMLPETYLGRVWEPAAHWQSYRPEGTEKNTSPFRHDLRRMRRRGDDYRMLRRTPYGNTFTGDFAQNLILNENLGKGGSTDVIMIGFAATAEISRYYGTFSAELQDAYIRLDLDIAHLLRFLDDHLGMSNVLVFLTSDKGAGYPEAYRQAARQPSGIFSPGIAMTLLRSYLNVSYGEGDWVQAYNAGMVYLNHDLIERSNIPLADIQERSARFLGQLSGVAGAVSEDVLSRNYFNSGINARLQSGFHRARSGDLMIYLRQGWYERSVSGEGIELVDYDPHVPLVFYGWKFEQNKIKREVSVRDIAPTVSILLNISRPAYSTGSPLLEVIR from the coding sequence ATGTGTGTGTTGAAAAGGGTGATTTTTTTGATGTTAACCGGCTTAGCCGGGGTGTTGGAACTGAATGGCGGCCAGGGGAGAGAGGATGACAGGCCCGATCTTGTTGTAGGAATTGTTGTTGACAGGATGAGGTTTGATTATGTCGACAGGATGTGGGACATGTTCGGAGACGATGGCTTTAAAAGGCTCTTCTCCGGGGGCACCTCATTCACCAATGCCCGTTATTCCCACATGGTCAACCAGTCCGCTTCAGGCTATGCCACCATTGTAACAGGTTCCGATCCGTCGGTTCACGGGATCATTGCTGATACCTGGTATGACCGTCTGAGAAACGAGCTCAGGAACCCGGTATATGACGGGCAGAGGGCTGCAGTAGGAGGAACATTTCAGAACGGGATGCGATCACCCCTGTCTATGATGTCAGGTACTTTTGGAGATGAGCTCCGGAAGGCGGCCGATTTCCGGTCACGTGTCTATTCGGTTTCACTTAACGATTATGCAGCAATACTGGCGGGAGGCTATTCTGCCAACACCTCATGGTGGTATGATAATTCAAGCGGTTCCTGGATGACCAGCACGTTTTATCTCGATTCACTTCCATCATGGGTAAGAGTTTTCAACAACAGCATGCTTCCTGAAACCTACCTGGGCAGGGTATGGGAACCCGCTGCCCACTGGCAGTCATACAGGCCTGAAGGAACGGAAAAAAACACATCACCCTTCAGGCACGATCTCAGGCGCATGCGCAGAAGGGGTGATGATTACAGGATGCTCAGGCGAACACCATACGGAAATACCTTTACAGGGGATTTTGCACAGAACCTTATCCTTAACGAGAATCTCGGTAAAGGCGGCAGTACAGATGTAATAATGATCGGCTTTGCTGCCACTGCTGAAATAAGCCGCTACTACGGAACATTTTCCGCTGAGCTGCAGGATGCGTATATCAGGCTCGATCTCGATATAGCTCATCTCCTGCGTTTTTTGGATGATCACCTGGGCATGTCAAACGTTCTGGTATTCCTTACATCCGACAAAGGGGCGGGTTACCCTGAAGCATACCGGCAGGCAGCCCGGCAGCCATCGGGAATATTCAGTCCCGGAATAGCAATGACATTGCTTCGAAGTTACCTGAATGTGAGCTATGGGGAGGGGGACTGGGTTCAGGCCTATAATGCAGGTATGGTTTATTTAAACCATGATCTGATTGAGAGGAGTAATATCCCCCTTGCGGATATACAGGAAAGGAGCGCCAGGTTCCTCGGCCAGCTTTCCGGTGTGGCCGGTGCAGTGAGTGAGGATGTTCTCAGCAGGAACTATTTTAATTCGGGCATCAACGCAAGGTTGCAGTCCGGTTTCCACCGGGCGCGCTCGGGCGATCTTATGATATATCTCCGCCAGGGCTGGTATGAAAGGAGTGTTTCGGGCGAAGGTATTGAACTTGTTGATTACGACCCCCATGTGCCACTGGTTTTTTATGGCTGGAAGTTTGAGCAGAATAAGATAAAGCGGGAGGTTTCAGTAAGGGATATTGCCCCGACAGTGTCGATATTGCTGAATATATCGCGGCCGGCTTACTCCACGGGTTCACCTTTACTGGAAGTCATTCGCTGA